A single window of Cellulomonas sp. NTE-D12 DNA harbors:
- a CDS encoding GPW/gp25 family protein: MSLSIPDPTQAVPDASFIGRGFSWPLEVDHRGAIRLTQGPEDLDRSIRVVLLTAPGERVMRPQFGCRIWDLLFEPVNANLLGLIAEAVRDALAQWEPRVEVEDVEPVQDEDDGGLVRIAIRYRVRATNDRRNLVYPFYVIPREDS; this comes from the coding sequence ATGAGCCTCTCGATCCCCGACCCCACGCAGGCCGTCCCCGACGCGTCGTTCATCGGGCGCGGGTTCAGCTGGCCCCTCGAGGTGGACCACCGCGGTGCGATCCGGCTGACCCAGGGCCCGGAGGACCTCGACCGGTCCATCCGCGTCGTGCTGCTGACCGCCCCCGGCGAGCGCGTCATGCGACCCCAGTTCGGCTGCCGCATCTGGGACCTGCTGTTCGAGCCGGTGAACGCCAACCTGCTCGGCCTGATCGCCGAGGCGGTGCGGGACGCCCTCGCCCAGTGGGAGCCGCGCGTCGAGGTGGAGGACGTCGAGCCGGTGCAGGACGAGGACGACGGCGGCCTGGTCCGCATCGCCATCCGCTACCGGGTCCGCGCGACGAACGACCGCCGCAACCTCGTCTACCCCTTCTACGTGATCCCGCGTGAGGACTCCTGA
- a CDS encoding phage tail protein: MAGSDRTPLGGDPSTTGYFIFEVDGVEIGTFREVRGLELTVDVETYVEGGQNQYVHKLPGTLHWPNLVFSRGMVESDALFTWVANSSGENFAANGNKVKRSTGAVTAISYTGERLRAWEFADVFAVRWTGPEFNVDSTGQLVEQLEVAHNGFRAKTS; the protein is encoded by the coding sequence GTGGCGGGATCTGACCGGACACCGCTCGGCGGTGACCCGTCGACCACCGGGTACTTCATCTTCGAGGTGGACGGCGTCGAGATCGGCACGTTCCGCGAGGTGCGCGGGCTGGAGCTGACGGTCGACGTGGAGACCTACGTCGAGGGCGGCCAGAACCAGTACGTGCACAAGCTTCCCGGCACGCTGCACTGGCCCAACCTGGTGTTCAGCCGCGGGATGGTGGAGAGCGACGCCCTGTTCACGTGGGTCGCCAACTCGTCGGGCGAGAACTTCGCCGCCAACGGCAACAAGGTGAAGCGCAGCACGGGCGCCGTGACGGCGATCAGCTACACCGGCGAGCGGCTGCGCGCCTGGGAGTTCGCCGACGTGTTCGCCGTGCGGTGGACCGGGCCGGAGTTCAACGTGGACAGCACCGGGCAGCTGGTGGAGCAGCTCGAGGTGGCGCACAACGGGTTCCGGGCGAAGACGTCGTGA
- a CDS encoding putative baseplate assembly protein, protein MPPIPPPNLDDRSFQDIVDETKRLIPRFTPEWTNHNVSDPGVALIELFAWMSEMVLFRVNQVPERLYVHFLNLAGIEPFPPSVARTDVTFWLSAPSERPLTIPAGTEVTTSTSAPDAIVFSTEHEAVVSPPRMIAAHSARARGEQTVDAWEDLTYPGSAVTCFVSDPLEPGDATLFGFAESLAGAALRLTVQASAQGIGVDPTNPPLAWDVWTGEAWTPVRVQQDTTGGLNRDGQIVLLVPQAHASLMLAGTTAYWLRVRLVRPAPGQPTYQASPRLESVRAEVVGLTVPAEHAMTVGPENLGRSVGVPAQQFRVASVPVAARRDGEHVRVVTTAGAEDWTEVPDFSESGPADRHVVWESSTGVVRFGPRVRYPDGSVRQHGAVPPDGALVQVTGYRHGGGAAGNVGARTLTELRSTLPFVASVVNLVPAAGGVDAETVDEAKVRGPLSLRTGQRAVTAGDYERLTRETSVEVARARCLPGTATENGAVRVLVVPQVRTDPRTHKIDDFALSEPLLHAIADVLEERRCVGVAVEIGTPFYQGVSVAALVRALPGRPVALVRQRVLAVVDRYVNPLTGGPSGNGWPFDQDVTAAEIAQLLEAVEGVERVEEVQLFEYDLRTGRRLGSGRDVLHPEPHTLFLSAEHRVVVR, encoded by the coding sequence ATGCCGCCGATCCCCCCTCCGAACCTCGACGACCGGTCCTTCCAGGACATCGTCGACGAGACCAAGCGGCTGATCCCGCGGTTCACCCCCGAGTGGACCAACCACAACGTGTCCGACCCGGGCGTCGCGCTGATCGAGCTGTTCGCGTGGATGAGCGAGATGGTGCTGTTCCGGGTGAACCAGGTGCCCGAGCGGCTGTACGTGCACTTCCTCAACCTGGCCGGCATCGAGCCGTTCCCGCCGTCGGTGGCCCGCACGGACGTGACGTTCTGGCTCTCGGCACCGTCCGAGCGGCCGCTGACCATCCCGGCCGGCACCGAGGTGACCACGTCCACCAGCGCGCCCGACGCGATCGTGTTCTCCACCGAGCACGAGGCGGTGGTCAGCCCGCCGCGGATGATCGCGGCGCACTCGGCACGGGCGCGTGGCGAGCAGACGGTGGACGCCTGGGAGGACCTGACCTACCCCGGCAGCGCCGTGACGTGCTTCGTCTCCGACCCGCTCGAGCCTGGTGACGCGACCCTGTTCGGCTTTGCCGAGTCGCTCGCGGGCGCGGCGCTGCGGCTGACCGTCCAGGCGTCCGCGCAGGGGATCGGCGTCGACCCGACCAACCCGCCACTGGCGTGGGACGTGTGGACGGGTGAGGCGTGGACGCCGGTGCGCGTGCAGCAGGACACCACGGGCGGGCTGAACCGCGACGGGCAGATCGTGCTGCTGGTTCCGCAGGCGCACGCCTCGCTGATGCTTGCGGGCACGACGGCGTACTGGCTGCGCGTGCGGCTGGTGCGCCCGGCGCCCGGGCAGCCGACGTACCAGGCGTCACCGCGGCTGGAGTCGGTGCGGGCCGAGGTGGTGGGGCTGACGGTTCCGGCCGAGCACGCGATGACCGTCGGGCCGGAGAACCTCGGCCGGTCGGTCGGCGTGCCGGCGCAGCAGTTCCGCGTCGCCTCGGTGCCGGTGGCGGCGCGGCGCGACGGTGAGCACGTGCGCGTGGTGACGACGGCGGGCGCCGAGGACTGGACCGAGGTGCCCGACTTCTCCGAGTCCGGGCCGGCGGACCGGCACGTGGTGTGGGAGTCGTCCACCGGCGTGGTGCGGTTCGGGCCGCGCGTGCGGTACCCCGACGGGTCGGTGCGCCAGCACGGCGCCGTCCCGCCGGACGGTGCGCTGGTGCAGGTGACGGGCTACCGGCACGGCGGCGGCGCGGCCGGCAACGTCGGCGCCCGCACGCTGACCGAGCTGCGCTCCACCCTGCCCTTCGTCGCCAGCGTGGTGAACCTGGTGCCCGCGGCCGGCGGCGTCGACGCGGAGACGGTGGACGAGGCGAAGGTGCGCGGCCCGCTGTCGCTGCGCACCGGGCAGCGGGCCGTCACCGCGGGGGACTATGAGCGGCTGACCCGGGAGACGTCCGTCGAGGTGGCGCGTGCCCGCTGCCTGCCGGGTACGGCGACGGAGAACGGTGCCGTCCGGGTGCTCGTCGTGCCGCAGGTGCGCACCGACCCGCGCACCCACAAGATCGACGACTTCGCGCTGTCCGAGCCGCTGCTGCACGCGATCGCCGACGTGCTCGAGGAGCGCCGCTGCGTGGGCGTCGCCGTCGAGATCGGCACGCCCTTCTACCAGGGCGTCAGTGTGGCGGCCCTGGTCAGGGCGCTGCCGGGCCGACCGGTGGCCCTGGTGCGCCAGCGCGTGCTCGCCGTGGTGGACCGCTACGTCAACCCGCTGACCGGTGGGCCGTCCGGCAACGGGTGGCCGTTCGACCAGGACGTCACCGCAGCCGAGATCGCCCAGCTGCTCGAGGCGGTCGAGGGGGTGGAGCGGGTCGAGGAGGTGCAGCTGTTCGAGTACGACCTGCGCACCGGCCGGCGCCTGGGCAGCGGTCGCGACGTGCTGCACCCGGAGCCGCACACGCTGTTCCTGTCCGCCGAGCACCGGGTGGTGGTCCGATGA
- a CDS encoding phage baseplate assembly protein V yields MSVAPLASDGMALAPVVAADGTDLPAAWSNALVELRVRRAVRTIGRCTMRFVDPGYTLAQASKLKVGTPVRVTAKGVEQGATATVVFQGKVTSTGVEHHDGGQPELHVVAEDLAFEISRSARAATFLNLTASQIVEKVVRAAGARPSVTATSAVLEYTLQTDTDLAFVDELCRRNGLDWEMDGSTFRAWALPDGTGSAAVRLAVGDSLRDFSARVYADAPSSVRVRGWDHLKKTAVVGDAQTSRSAVPDGLGSLAPASGLATATVLDAQAGPVDQSDAEVLAKAVGRLNGAVLARGRCEITPTLRPGVLVQVRDGGPSSGTYYVREVEHTYRPAGFHTSFVAGDREPGTLVAPAVATGTGSSFTHDGLVVGLVSAIDQDPQAAGRVKVSLPGLDSTIESQWARLAVLGGGADRGMVFLPEVGDEVLVGFEGGDVRRPVVLGGLFGTKDKIPASLVADGAVAHRTLTSRLGHVVELADGRGPDTQHIRLALAGGEARLRIGKDKADLTLPDGVPLTIASGSSSIKLDGNGAITLSGTTISIKATQDLTLEGVQVTAKGTAKVAASAPEVDLKADGTATLQSSGITAVKGSMVQIN; encoded by the coding sequence GTGTCCGTCGCCCCCCTCGCCTCCGACGGCATGGCGCTCGCCCCGGTGGTCGCCGCCGACGGCACCGACCTACCCGCCGCCTGGAGCAACGCCCTGGTCGAGCTGCGCGTGCGGCGTGCCGTCCGCACCATCGGGCGCTGCACGATGCGGTTCGTCGACCCCGGCTACACCCTCGCGCAGGCGAGCAAGCTCAAGGTCGGCACGCCGGTGCGAGTCACCGCGAAGGGCGTCGAGCAGGGTGCCACGGCGACGGTGGTGTTCCAGGGCAAGGTGACGTCCACCGGGGTGGAGCACCACGACGGGGGCCAGCCGGAGCTGCACGTCGTGGCGGAGGACCTGGCCTTCGAGATCAGCCGGTCGGCGCGGGCGGCGACGTTCCTCAACCTCACCGCCTCGCAGATCGTCGAGAAGGTGGTGCGCGCCGCCGGCGCGCGCCCGTCGGTGACGGCCACCTCCGCGGTGCTGGAGTACACGCTGCAGACCGACACCGACCTGGCCTTCGTCGACGAGCTGTGCCGGCGCAACGGGCTGGACTGGGAGATGGACGGCTCCACGTTCCGGGCGTGGGCCCTGCCGGACGGGACCGGGTCGGCAGCCGTGCGGCTCGCGGTGGGCGACAGCCTGCGGGACTTCTCCGCACGGGTGTACGCCGATGCGCCGAGCTCGGTGCGGGTGCGCGGCTGGGACCACCTGAAGAAGACCGCGGTGGTGGGCGACGCGCAGACCAGCCGGTCGGCGGTGCCGGACGGGCTGGGATCCCTGGCGCCGGCCTCCGGGCTGGCGACGGCGACCGTGCTGGACGCGCAGGCCGGGCCGGTGGACCAGTCGGACGCCGAGGTGCTGGCCAAGGCCGTCGGCCGGCTGAACGGCGCGGTGCTGGCCCGGGGACGCTGCGAGATCACGCCGACGCTGCGACCGGGGGTGCTGGTGCAGGTCCGCGACGGCGGTCCGTCCTCCGGCACGTACTACGTGCGCGAGGTGGAGCACACCTACCGGCCGGCCGGGTTCCACACCAGCTTCGTCGCGGGGGACCGGGAGCCGGGCACGCTCGTCGCACCCGCCGTCGCGACGGGGACCGGGTCGAGCTTCACGCACGACGGGCTGGTGGTGGGACTGGTCTCCGCCATCGACCAGGACCCGCAGGCGGCCGGCCGGGTCAAGGTGTCGCTGCCCGGCCTCGACAGCACCATCGAGTCGCAGTGGGCCCGGCTGGCGGTGCTCGGCGGCGGTGCCGACCGGGGGATGGTGTTCCTGCCCGAGGTCGGCGACGAGGTGCTGGTCGGCTTCGAGGGCGGCGACGTCCGCCGGCCCGTGGTGCTCGGCGGCCTGTTCGGCACCAAGGACAAGATCCCGGCCAGCCTGGTCGCCGACGGCGCGGTGGCGCACCGCACGCTGACGTCCCGGCTGGGTCACGTCGTCGAGCTGGCCGACGGGAGGGGCCCCGACACCCAGCACATCCGGCTCGCGCTCGCGGGCGGCGAGGCGCGGCTCCGGATCGGCAAGGACAAGGCCGACCTGACGCTGCCCGACGGGGTGCCGCTGACCATCGCCTCGGGCTCGTCGTCCATCAAGCTCGACGGCAACGGTGCCATCACGCTGTCCGGCACGACCATCTCCATCAAGGCGACCCAGGACCTCACGCTCGAGGGCGTCCAGGTGACGGCCAAGGGCACCGCGAAGGTGGCCGCCTCCGCCCCCGAGGTGGACCTCAAGGCCGACGGGACCGCCACGCTGCAGTCCTCGGGCATCACCGCCGTCAAGGGATCGATGGTGCAGATCAACTGA
- a CDS encoding LysM peptidoglycan-binding domain-containing protein, whose product MAATEKAFLEIESGERLPCLFNPAQLAITRSNSWAGESMPGRGVPRLRYAGARPATMTVELFFDTTNDGTAVTRYTGKILGLMEVDPSLPGANDATHNARPPYVTFHWGDLHSFKAVIAHLDLTFTYFSSTGVPLRATLALVLRQYEESHAFGPQNPTSGTPRPHRVHQVQPGETLDRIAARYYGDATRWRTLAVANGIEDPLSLRPGSRLSIPRLEV is encoded by the coding sequence ATGGCCGCGACCGAGAAGGCGTTCCTGGAGATCGAGAGCGGCGAACGGCTGCCGTGCCTGTTCAACCCGGCGCAGCTGGCGATCACGCGCAGCAACAGCTGGGCGGGGGAGTCGATGCCGGGCCGGGGCGTGCCGCGGCTGCGCTACGCCGGTGCGCGGCCGGCGACGATGACCGTCGAGCTGTTCTTCGACACCACCAACGACGGCACGGCCGTCACGCGGTACACCGGCAAGATCCTCGGGCTGATGGAGGTGGACCCGTCGTTGCCGGGCGCCAACGACGCCACCCACAACGCCCGGCCGCCGTACGTGACGTTCCACTGGGGCGACCTGCACTCGTTCAAGGCCGTCATCGCCCACCTCGACCTGACGTTCACCTACTTCTCGTCGACCGGCGTCCCGCTGCGCGCCACGCTCGCGCTGGTGCTGCGCCAGTACGAGGAGTCGCACGCGTTCGGCCCCCAGAACCCGACCTCCGGCACGCCGCGCCCGCACCGCGTCCACCAGGTGCAGCCGGGCGAGACGCTGGACCGCATCGCCGCCCGGTACTACGGCGACGCGACCCGCTGGCGGACGCTCGCCGTGGCCAACGGCATCGAGGACCCGCTGTCGCTGCGTCCCGGCTCGAGGCTGTCCATCCCGCGGCTGGAGGTGTGA
- a CDS encoding phage tail protein, producing MSRDTWLLDQLPVGMVSDEFFARFVSIFQAEAGTLLAHGDNLPHLADPTVAPAAMVRWMADWIGLDGIDPDLPELTQRRLVTTAARTMRRRGTPGALQSFLELFSGGPALVEDGGGVWREGDAPADHAWVVMHVQSAGGLDDADFVALIADHVPAHVRAQLWVGDREIWSQARGEGGRRG from the coding sequence ATGAGCCGCGACACGTGGCTGCTGGACCAGCTGCCGGTCGGCATGGTCAGCGACGAGTTCTTCGCGCGGTTCGTCTCGATCTTCCAGGCCGAGGCCGGCACGCTGCTGGCGCACGGCGACAACCTGCCGCACCTGGCCGACCCCACGGTCGCGCCGGCGGCGATGGTGCGCTGGATGGCCGACTGGATCGGCCTGGACGGCATCGACCCGGACCTGCCGGAGCTGACCCAGCGGCGCCTGGTCACCACGGCCGCGCGCACCATGCGGCGGCGCGGGACGCCCGGCGCCCTGCAGAGCTTCCTCGAGCTGTTCAGCGGCGGCCCGGCGCTGGTGGAGGACGGCGGCGGTGTGTGGCGGGAGGGCGACGCGCCGGCCGACCACGCGTGGGTGGTGATGCACGTGCAGTCCGCCGGCGGGCTGGACGACGCCGACTTCGTCGCGCTGATCGCCGACCACGTGCCCGCGCACGTGCGCGCGCAGCTGTGGGTGGGCGACCGGGAGATCTGGTCCCAGGCGCGTGGCGAGGGAGGTCGACGTGGCTGA